The DNA segment ATAACCTTCAATAATGCCAAAAATATAAGTAATTGAACTTGCAACTAAATAATAAACACCAATATGTAATAACAAGATAAATAATAATAAAGAAATTAAAGTATTCAATCCGCCTGTTAATAAAAACATTATAAAATACTTTTGCTTATTAAACATTTCAAGCCATAGATACTGATTAAATTGACGTTATATTATGATGAACTAGCTGCTCTTTTTCCTGATAATTTGGATAATTAATCAAAACCGCCTTATACTTACCTTTAAAAACAAATAAACTGCCACAAGCAGCGCCAATAATAGGATATTTTGCAATTAGCTTTCCTACATCATCGAGACTACCTGCACCACCTAATACAGTGACAGGTACTCTGGTATGTTGATGCACCATATTGACTAAATCAAAATCATAGCCCTGCATCATACCATCATGATCAATTGAATTTATAACAATTTCACCAACACCAAGCGCTTCTATTTCTTCAATGAACTTTAATAAATCAAGCTTTGTCTTTTCTGTCGCATTATGTGTATAAATTTGATAGCCACCAAATAATTTTTTCTTAACATCTAAAATAGCAACAACACTTTGAGAACCAACTTCTGAGGCAATCTCTTGAATCACATATGGGTGCTTTACAATTGATGAGCTTAATGCAATTTTTTCAACACCTAGAGAGAAAATTTTACTTGCTTGTTGAGCTAGTTTAACACCACCACCATAACACATTGGCATTCGACATTCACAAGCTAAATTTTCAATCATCTGATAATCTGGCTCTTTCTCTTTAACTGTTGTATCAATCTCTAGTACAACCAGTTCATCTGCTTCTTTTTCATTGAAAATTCTTACAGCATTAATTGGATCACCAACGTATTTACCATCTTTAAATTTAACCGTTTTCACTAATCCTTTATCTTTAATTAAAAGACAAGGAATGATTCTTGGAAATAACATTGATTTAAAGCGCTCCAAAGTTCTTTAAAAAAGTAATACCATTATGATGACTCTTTTCAGGGTGGCACTGCATACCATAAATATTGCCCGCTTGAATAACTGAGCTAAATTGATCACCATAGTGTGTTGTTGCAATGATATTATCTTGATGATGACACTCAAAATAATATGAGTGCAAAAAGTAAAATCTTGCATGCTCATTTAATCCTTCAAACAAAGGATGCTGAGTTTTTGGGGTAATGTGATTCCAGCCCATATGCGGTAGTGGCAATTGTTGTTCATTGCTACTTTGCTTAAATTTATGTACTTTTCCCTTAATCCAGCCAAGCCCACTAAGCTTGCCTTCATCACTGTCTTCTGCTAATAATTGCATTCCAACACAAATGCC comes from the bacterium SCSIO 12844 genome and includes:
- a CDS encoding AglZ/HisF2 family acetamidino modification protein gives rise to the protein MLFPRIIPCLLIKDKGLVKTVKFKDGKYVGDPINAVRIFNEKEADELVVLEIDTTVKEKEPDYQMIENLACECRMPMCYGGGVKLAQQASKIFSLGVEKIALSSSIVKHPYVIQEIASEVGSQSVVAILDVKKKLFGGYQIYTHNATEKTKLDLLKFIEEIEALGVGEIVINSIDHDGMMQGYDFDLVNMVHQHTRVPVTVLGGAGSLDDVGKLIAKYPIIGAACGSLFVFKGKYKAVLINYPNYQEKEQLVHHNITSI
- the hisH gene encoding imidazole glycerol phosphate synthase subunit HisH, whose translation is MIGIIDYGVGNINAFATIYKRLNFDYKLVQRQADFNAVTKLILPGVGAFDHTMKKLSNSGLRDRLDRLVLEQKLPVLGICVGMQLLAEDSDEGKLSGLGWIKGKVHKFKQSSNEQQLPLPHMGWNHITPKTQHPLFEGLNEHARFYFLHSYYFECHHQDNIIATTHYGDQFSSVIQAGNIYGMQCHPEKSHHNGITFLKNFGAL